In Heptranchias perlo isolate sHepPer1 chromosome 13, sHepPer1.hap1, whole genome shotgun sequence, the genomic stretch accctctcatgcatctctttcacggtgagcctcactcaacctgccactacctgtgctgcagccacagggcatgcatcacatatgtgcagtaggaagtgtaaggcaaacgtgtcatgagcatgaaggggatgcacaagggtgtttgagggtttgtcatggtttttacttagatttaatttctgaccaactcacatcacatattatattggcaccactactgccacgtctttgcgaatcttgtctggtttgtgcaataatgccctttcctgaggatcacaatgaagacccacaactgatgccacccattgtgtcactgcagagtgggtgtaggtgtatttgcagggctcttttgtgcagaccactgagagacgttggcgatgtccccggtggcaccctggaaggacgcGGAGAAGTTGCTGAGGGCggtagtgactttgacagcgacaggtaagaagatggtgctcgggacagccaggagcagctcggcatgaaggaggctgcagatgtccacgactacatgtcgagtgactctgagcctccgtgtgcactgctgctcagagaggtccaggaagctgagccttggtctgtggaccctgtggcgagggtagtgccctctgcgacggaTCTTTCTCTGcggttgctctccctcctgctgtgcaggtggatgtgtcacagcactgtgttgtggagctccacgtgtcagaggtggacggcgtggccggcgaggctggtgatgctgttcgccctccgaggaggtcatgactgcagctacggcggcccccatccggaagatgtacatctgaggggggtccgcaaggtaggtacatgtgtctggacaccggggtaaggttgcaagttggtgaattttattgttaggagggtggtggaggccaaactttgtccaaagtgacagagtggcctcctgcaatgtgtgagggtctccccccccccccgacctgtcaaatggaccattgcagctgccacaggctgatggctgcaacacatcaatttgaactaggagtgtttcccccagtacgagaaacagtaccagttgtttgcaaaatcccaccccatgtaaaatatctccttaatcaggtctctaaacgacctgaaatacctaaataaatagcttaagtggcaccccgccagctttaattgcctgcgggagtcccacatgcggggactgcgtgcgcatgtcagcgcgtctgtgagaaacccagaagtgggcaggttggagccaggttcccgacccaccccaggaatccccgattttcggagccctcccaccaggaacgcacccgatagcgggtgctaatatcgagcccaatgagtctgcaaagggatatagatgggttaagtgagtgggcaaaaatttggcaggtggagtataatgtgggaaaatgtgaatttgtccactttggcaggaggaatagaaaagcagtatattatttaaatggagagagattgcagaactctgaagtacagagggatctgggtgaacTAGAACGcgaatcataaaaagttagtatgcaggtacagcaaatgattcggaaggcaaatggaatgttgtcatttattgcaaggggaatggaatataaaagtagatatgttttgctacagttgtacacagcattggtgagaccacatctagaatactgtgtgcagttttggtctccttatttaagaaaggacataattgctttggaggcggttcagagaaggttcactcgactgattcctgggatgagagggttatcttatgaggaaaggttagacaagttgggcctgtgtacactggagtttagaagaatgagaggtgaataTTCTTTGGCTAGATAGCtgttatcatagaatggttacagcacagaaagaggccatttggcccggcGAGGCCGTGCcagttctctgcaagagcaatccagctagtcccactccccctgccctttccccataggcctgcaaattttttctcttcaagtatttgtccaattcccttttgaaagccacaatcgggtctgcctccactcccccccccccccaacaaccagGCAGTGTATAAGTTACTGTTTGAGAGCTGATTGGAGAAGTTTATTTCCAACATTTCTACAATTTTATTATGCAGTATATATCCGACAGTAAATTCATAGACGCATATCATACTAAAAAAAATATATGGAACAGGTTCCTACAGCATGCCTGTCAGTGTGCTATAAAACCTGAATATTAGGCAACTCTCTCTGAAAGGCGGTTCCTTGTTCACCTGTGTGTACTTTCCCCTTATGCCACACACACATTGTCCCAGCCTGCCCTCTGCTCAGGTATATCAATATCAGCGCCCAAACCAAACATCCTCTTATCTCTTACAGTGTTCGATAAGGAGGCACTGGATAAATAGCCGCAGGTGCTATCAGTGTGCTTCACAGGTCTGTGGCTGAGACACGGAGGTATCTTTcttcacagaccccccccccccccaaatatctGGTAGTAACGTGCAAGCGGTAGAACAGTTACAGCATAGAGAGAGATACGTTGTTGACTCCAAATGGGTTTGTTAACCTCCAAAGAATCTAAAGCGAAACAAGCTCGCATATTGATGCTGGGTCTGGATGCAGCAGGTAAATCCACGTTGTTGTACAGACTAAAATTCAGTAATACTGAATTTTTCACAGTCTCGACTATAGGTTTCAACGTGGAGATGCTGGAGTGGGATAAAAACGTTGCCCTTACAGTTTGGGATGTTGGAGGACAGCACAAGATGCGACAACTCTGGCATTATTATTTTCAGGACACCGATGGGCTTGTATATGTCGTGGACAGTGCAGATAAGGAGCGCATGGAAGATTCCAAGAAAGAACTTGAACGGACGCTAAAACACGAGTGTTTGAAAGGGATCCCTGTGGTGGTAATGGCCAACAAACAAGATCTTACCGATGCGCTGACTGCAGAGGAAATCACCAAACGTTTTCACTTGAAAAGATGCTGCTCCGATCGATAC encodes the following:
- the LOC137331532 gene encoding ADP-ribosylation factor-like protein 14 translates to MGLLTSKESKAKQARILMLGLDAAGKSTLLYRLKFSNTEFFTVSTIGFNVEMLEWDKNVALTVWDVGGQHKMRQLWHYYFQDTDGLVYVVDSADKERMEDSKKELERTLKHECLKGIPVVVMANKQDLTDALTAEEITKRFHLKRCCSDRYWYVQPCCAKTGEGLMAAIKIVISHVKKKMNSKDEGSHSDIQEDRL